Proteins encoded in a region of the Gopherus flavomarginatus isolate rGopFla2 chromosome 19, rGopFla2.mat.asm, whole genome shotgun sequence genome:
- the LOC127037446 gene encoding tapasin-related protein-like, whose product MNFRIYSAVYCFLCTGILKHHNGVATAGSTFSQSRQLSCLFEATETIPLLSEFKYIRQNAWLLLSGTERPHQEYPPAADTLTFIVQESSLDILQHMDEDTDQLECKISRYFTDNTQILWPGLQTQLHKLDSWFTGTIKHLADKFTVTVFLVQSSASKEAENQVPEDVSQGNAERFYLSGVFLVRTGPSLIQSGLNKDVLLSCAFSVDHHTDVTIKWVLQQKGGHKKLIFAYNGFTRQVEHKDKRAEMFLAEMPKGNASLLLRTVGVRDAGTYSCSILVSSLLWAQNVQLEIVEKPTVTLNADVLSLVEGDEHKLVCDISHFYPHDADAQWLQEPVEQGMLPHLVTHVVFSSHRHNSDGTYSFSSYFLLKASLRDDGRRYTCRVEHQSLKHPIKKSLTVKVTESTSATWFLVILLVLLAGCLVVMLYYLYRGKKKKCPKPY is encoded by the exons ATGAATTTTAGGATTTATTCTGCAGTTTATTGCTTCCTATGCACTG GAATCCTAAAGCACCATAATGGAGTTGCAACAGCAGGTTCAACCTTTAGTCAAAGTAGGCAGCTTTCTTGCTTGTTTGAGGCAACTGAAACAATCCCATTGTTAAGTGAATTCAAGTACATCAGACAGAATGCCTGGCTCCTGCTAAGTGGAACTGAGAGACCTCACCAAGAATATCCTCCTGCTGCTGATACCCTCACATTTATTGTACAAG AGTCCTCACTGGATATTCTCCAACATATGGACGAGGATACTGACCAGCTTGAATGTAAGATTAGCAGATATTTTACAGATAACACGCAGATCCTCTGGCCTGGGTTACAAACTCAGCTTCATAAACTAGATTCGTGGTTCACTGGCACCATAAAGCACCTGGCTGACAAATTCACCGTTACAGTCTTTTTGGTACAATCAAGTGCCAGCAAAGAGGCAGAGAACCAAGTCCCCGAAGACGTTTCTCAAGGCAACGCAGAGAGATTTTATCTTTCAG GTGTATTCTTGGTACGCACAGGACCCTCTCTAATCCAGTCTGGCTTGAATAAGGATGTCCTCCTTAGCTGTGCTTTCTCAGTTGATCACCACACAGATGTCACCATCAAATGGGTATTACAGCAGAAAGGAGGACACAAGAAGCTGATATTTGCCTACAATGGATTTACCAGGCAGGTGGAACACAAGGATAAACGGGCTGAGATGTTCCTAGCGGAGATGCCGAAGGGGAATGCTTCTCTCTTACTAAGAACAGTGGGAGTAAGAGATGCAGGAACCTATTCTTGCTCAATATTGGTGTCGTCACTTCTTTGGGCACAGAATGTCCAGCTGGAAATAGTAG AAAAGCCCACGGTCACCCTCAATGCTGACGTCCTGTCCCTGGTGGAAGGAGACGAACACAAGCTGGTCTGTGACATCAGTCACTTTTACCCTCATGATGCTGACGCTCAGTGGCTTCAGGAACCAGTGGAGCAGGGGATGCTCCCACATCTGGTGACTCACGTTGTCTTTAGTAGTCACAGGCACAACAGCGATGGGACTTACAGCTTCTCCAGTTACTTCCTGCTTAAGGCCTCCCTCAGGGACGATGGGCGTAGGTACACCTGCCGGGTGGAACACCAGAGCCTGAAACACCCAATCAAGAAGAGCCTGACGGTGAAAGTGACAG AATCTACCTCAGCAACTTGGTTCCTTGTCATCCTATTGGTCCTTCTCGCTGGGTGTCTTGTTGTGATGTTGTATTATCTTTAccgaggtaaaaaaaaaaagtgt ccaaaaccttACTAG
- the EXO5 gene encoding exonuclease V encodes MAGPGSELGELSDSELLLLLEPGDQALQPGDSGKPNSSSDLPLESLKKVLTEDSAAGKVKRKRAQTPLEKYYLKYLCVTDLSTQSWCEQQMVYGRELPQLQAPEMVVLLNTGKSIHLARELEVHDVVRVHVTSREDSWAIKILNLLSVIPELQAGGCVRELPVFGVIEDVFLTGIIDELCYSATGELELRELKTRGRPFMPSGAQKKRDYFQVCLYKYIFDAMVQGKLKPDVITSHIQLRPEQPLGSQIREHAQKVGFTVTCFGDLLELMYLNLTLSDIPGIDCLKIEYSHQESNILLGTEVVRFEEEKVREKAQHYLAYWKGQREVQGVEIEEAWKCQSCSYSEICDWRKKRAEGPEQRSGPKKSK; translated from the exons ATGGCGGGGCCGGGCTCCGAGCTTGGCGAGCTCAGCGACtccgagctgctgctgctgctggagccggGGGACCAGGCGCTGCAGCCGGG AGACTCTGGAAAGCCAAACTCCTCAAGCGACCTGCCTCTGGAATCCTTAAAGAAGGTGTTGACGGAAGACAGTGCAGCTGGGAAGGTGAAAAGAAAGAGAGCGCAGACTCCCCTGGAGAAATATTACCTGAAGTACCTGTGCGTGACTGATCTGTCCACTCAGAGTTGGTGCGAACAACAAATGGTTTATGGGAGGgagctcccccagctgcaggcgCCAGAGATGGTAGTGTTGTTAAACACAGGGAAGAGCATACATCTAGCCAGAG AACTAGAAGTCCATGATGTAGTGAGAGTACATGTGACCAGCAGGGAAGATTCTTGGGCAATAAAAATACTGAATCTTCTTTCTGTGATTCCAGAACTACAAGCAG GTGGTTGTGTGCGGGAGCTTCCAGTGTTTGGAGTAATAGAAGATGTCTTCCTGACGGGAATCATTGATGAGCTATGCTATAGTGCCACGGGAGAGCTAGAGCTGAGAGAGCTAAAAACTCGAGGCCGACCTTTTATGCCTTCTGGAGCACAGAAAAAGAGAGATTATTTCCAG GTCTGTTTGTATAAATACATTTTTGATGCCATGGTGCAAGGAAAACTGAAACCGGATGTTATCACCAGTCACATCCAGCTGAGGCCAGAGCAGCCACTGGGATCGcaaattagggaacatgctcagaAAGTAGGATTCACGGTAACCTGCTTTGGGGACCTCCTGGAACTGATGTATCTAAACCTGACGCTCTCTGACATCCCTGGTATTGACTGTTTGAAAATCGAATACAGCCACCAGGAAAGTAACATCCTGCTCGGAACGGAGGTGGTTCGGTTTGAAGAAGAAAAGGTGCGAGAGAAAGCACAGCACTACCTTGCTTACTGGAAAGGACAAAGGGAGGtccagggggtggaaattgaggAAGCGTGGAAGTGCCAATCATGTAGCTACTCGGAGATCTGTGATTGGAGAAAGAAGAGGGCAGAAGGGCCTGAACAGAGAAGTGGACCAAAGAAGAGTAAATGA